In Candidatus Defluviilinea proxima, a single genomic region encodes these proteins:
- a CDS encoding DUF456 domain-containing protein, translated as MPDWLQFASQVLLETLTLFAMLVGLVGLIVPVFPGLTIMWLASLVYAIIQSVAGKMTGWDWFFFVIITLFMIGGNIVDNLIIAAKMRDQFIPWSSILIAFAAGIIASIFLTPLVGLLGAPLGLFLAELNRLKDRDKAIASTKAYLIGWGWAFGARFLIGLTMIGSWMLWAWL; from the coding sequence ATGCCCGATTGGCTTCAATTTGCTTCCCAAGTTCTTCTCGAAACGCTTACCCTTTTTGCCATGTTGGTTGGTTTGGTGGGTCTGATCGTGCCTGTCTTCCCCGGGCTGACGATCATGTGGCTGGCATCACTGGTGTATGCGATCATCCAAAGTGTAGCAGGCAAAATGACAGGTTGGGATTGGTTCTTCTTCGTCATCATTACCCTGTTCATGATCGGCGGCAACATCGTGGACAACCTCATCATCGCGGCAAAGATGCGTGACCAATTCATCCCCTGGAGCTCGATCCTGATCGCGTTCGCGGCAGGCATCATCGCTAGTATCTTTCTTACACCGCTCGTTGGTTTATTGGGCGCACCGCTTGGGTTGTTCCTTGCGGAGCTAAACAGATTGAAAGACCGCGATAAAGCGATCGCGTCTACAAAAGCGTATTTGATCGGCTGGGGTTGGGCATTTGGGGCAAGGTTCTTGATCGGGTTGACAATGATCGGCTCATGGATGTTGTGGGCCTGGTTATAA
- a CDS encoding response regulator transcription factor, translated as MNERILIIEDDQQILKLLQRGLSYEGYTVDTATDGRMGLILARDHTPDLVVLDWMLPGMDGLEVCHRLRTGGSIPILMLTAKDTVQDRIQGLDAGADDYMVKPFNLDELLARVRALLRRTQPERIPVLKFADLSLDTGSRQASRGDRTISLTAKEYELLELFLRHPKQVLTREVIFDRVWGYDFGGESNVLEVYIRYLRQKLEGEGEVRLIHTVRGVGYVLRETP; from the coding sequence ATGAATGAACGTATCCTGATCATTGAAGACGACCAACAGATTTTGAAACTACTACAACGCGGTTTGTCGTACGAAGGCTATACCGTGGACACGGCTACTGACGGACGCATGGGTTTGATCCTTGCGCGCGATCACACACCTGACCTTGTAGTACTCGATTGGATGTTGCCCGGCATGGATGGTTTGGAAGTGTGCCATCGCTTGCGCACGGGTGGTTCGATCCCGATCTTGATGTTGACTGCGAAGGATACTGTGCAGGATCGCATTCAAGGTCTGGATGCTGGTGCTGATGATTACATGGTCAAGCCATTCAATCTCGATGAATTGCTTGCGCGTGTACGTGCGTTGTTGCGCCGAACTCAACCTGAGCGTATCCCTGTTTTGAAGTTTGCTGATCTTTCTCTGGATACGGGTTCAAGACAGGCCTCGCGCGGTGATCGCACGATCTCATTGACCGCCAAGGAATACGAATTGCTTGAATTGTTCCTGCGTCATCCCAAACAGGTGTTGACGCGTGAAGTGATCTTTGACCGCGTGTGGGGTTATGACTTTGGCGGCGAGAGCAATGTGCTTGAAGTGTATATTCGTTATTTGCGCCAAAAACTGGAGGGTGAAGGGGAAGTGCGCCTAATCCATACAGTCCGTGGCGTTGGATATGTATTGCGTGAGACCCCGTAA
- a CDS encoding HAMP domain-containing histidine kinase, which produces MSLTQRLTFLYSLLLGGILLIFGAGAFLLVNTVLLSQVDDTLATNAEEFIAVSSVTSLKMVEFGAIPANVDNDIQVQVWGLNDELQQGFGVLGETNKALDPANTRVNHARYREVTYQDDMLLRVLSVPLQTGNKQIAVMQVATPLDSIVFARQYLLYVLLVIWLYGVVVVGFALWFTLGRALVPLKTIVETAEHINRADDLSRRIPLQGFEEDEIGSLIQTFNRTLERLETLFTSQQRFLADVSHELRTPLTVIKGNVDLMRRMKQFDDESLVSINQEVGRLTRLVGGVLMLAQAESGNLPLSFRPVELDLLVTEVFQEMRIIAGGKVRVHLNEIDQMQVNGDRDRLKQVLINLVANAIQYTPQDGDVFLSLAKVGDQARIICRDTGPGIPAEDLPHIFERFYRAEKSRTRGKATGFGLGLSITKWIVEHHSGHIEVDSKEGQGTTFAIWLPLFKS; this is translated from the coding sequence ATGTCTCTGACCCAACGCCTGACTTTCCTGTATTCATTGCTGTTGGGCGGCATTCTGTTGATCTTTGGCGCAGGTGCGTTTTTACTTGTTAATACGGTGTTGTTGAGCCAGGTCGATGATACGCTGGCCACGAATGCTGAAGAATTCATCGCCGTATCCAGTGTAACCAGCTTGAAGATGGTGGAGTTTGGTGCGATCCCTGCCAATGTTGATAATGACATCCAAGTGCAAGTGTGGGGGCTGAACGATGAATTGCAACAGGGCTTTGGTGTACTTGGGGAAACAAATAAAGCTTTAGACCCTGCCAATACCCGTGTGAACCATGCGCGGTATCGCGAGGTCACGTATCAAGATGATATGTTGTTGCGGGTATTGAGTGTCCCTTTGCAGACCGGGAACAAACAGATCGCTGTTATGCAGGTGGCAACGCCACTGGATTCCATTGTGTTTGCACGCCAGTATCTTCTATATGTGTTGCTGGTGATCTGGCTGTATGGTGTCGTTGTAGTTGGTTTTGCTTTGTGGTTTACATTGGGACGTGCGCTTGTGCCGCTCAAGACCATCGTGGAGACGGCTGAACATATCAACCGTGCCGACGATCTCTCCCGCCGCATCCCTCTTCAGGGATTTGAAGAGGATGAGATCGGTAGCTTGATCCAAACCTTCAATCGGACGTTGGAAAGACTGGAAACATTGTTCACGTCTCAGCAACGCTTTCTTGCCGATGTGAGCCATGAACTGCGGACACCTCTCACGGTCATCAAAGGCAACGTGGATCTGATGCGCCGTATGAAGCAATTTGACGACGAATCGTTGGTTAGCATCAATCAGGAGGTGGGACGTCTCACACGTCTGGTTGGTGGTGTGTTGATGTTGGCGCAGGCTGAGTCTGGTAACCTCCCGCTGAGTTTCCGCCCTGTTGAATTGGACCTGCTTGTGACTGAGGTCTTTCAAGAGATGCGCATTATTGCTGGGGGAAAGGTCCGCGTTCATCTCAACGAGATCGATCAGATGCAGGTCAACGGTGATCGTGACCGTTTGAAACAAGTATTGATCAACCTTGTGGCGAATGCCATTCAATATACTCCGCAGGATGGGGATGTATTCTTGAGCTTGGCAAAAGTGGGCGATCAGGCACGCATCATCTGTCGGGACACTGGGCCTGGCATCCCTGCCGAGGACTTGCCTCACATCTTTGAACGTTTCTATCGCGCTGAAAAATCACGCACGCGCGGCAAAGCGACCGGGTTCGGCCTCGGGCTTTCCATCACCAAATGGATCGTAGAACATCATAGCGGACACATCGAAGTGGACTCAAAAGAGGGACAAGGGACCACATTCGCGATCTGGCTTCCGTTGTTTAAGTCGTAA
- a CDS encoding dienelactone hydrolase family protein encodes MLTKMQKYPKFEPKDLRLLRQRVEDGIERKLFVLQTPFGYRRMAELIRPEGGDSPLAAILYVHWYEPAKPDSNRSQFVEEAKELAKGGAACLLVETLWSDPDFFLKRTQADDMQNSMEEVVNTRRAIDLLLSQPNMDTSRFALVGHDFGGMYGVLAGALDQRPTQYVIMAATPRFPDWYLYLPDLEGEAREAFIKEMAEIDPIAHVAQLSPAPVFFQFAKDDPHVPKERAEEFFASASEPKEITWYEAGHGLNASATHDRKKWLKEKLGLR; translated from the coding sequence ATGTTAACTAAGATGCAAAAGTACCCGAAATTCGAACCGAAAGACCTGCGCCTGCTTCGCCAGCGTGTTGAAGATGGCATTGAGAGAAAACTGTTTGTGCTTCAAACCCCTTTTGGGTATCGCCGTATGGCTGAGTTGATTCGCCCAGAAGGTGGGGACAGTCCACTTGCGGCGATTTTATATGTGCATTGGTATGAGCCAGCCAAACCAGATTCGAATCGAAGCCAATTTGTGGAGGAAGCGAAAGAATTGGCAAAAGGTGGTGCGGCTTGCCTTTTGGTCGAAACATTATGGTCTGACCCTGATTTCTTCCTCAAACGTACGCAAGCAGATGATATGCAGAACTCCATGGAGGAGGTTGTAAACACTCGTCGAGCAATTGACCTGCTTCTATCTCAGCCAAACATGGATACAAGTCGCTTTGCACTTGTGGGCCATGACTTTGGAGGAATGTATGGTGTATTGGCTGGAGCTTTGGATCAACGCCCTACACAATATGTCATTATGGCGGCAACGCCTCGTTTCCCGGACTGGTATCTGTATCTGCCCGATTTGGAGGGGGAGGCGCGAGAAGCTTTCATAAAGGAGATGGCCGAGATTGACCCCATAGCCCATGTGGCACAGCTTTCACCGGCCCCTGTCTTCTTTCAGTTTGCGAAGGATGATCCACATGTGCCGAAGGAGCGTGCGGAGGAGTTTTTTGCGTCCGCTAGCGAGCCAAAGGAGATAACGTGGTACGAGGCAGGTCACGGACTCAATGCAAGCGCAACGCATGATCGGAAAAAATGGTTGAAAGAAAAGCTCGGATTGAGATGA
- a CDS encoding extracellular solute-binding protein: protein MTRALRIVNVGLLLLLVGCSSLAPLLSTPTPVPASTATATPQATPTPTAPVVDQSRLLRIWLPPQFDPNAETPSAQLLKQRLLEFENEHPGLEIEVRIKTTTDITGALSITSNAAPSAMPDLIALSYADMQMAASAGFLHPLEGLTDILQEPDWYAFARELGHFQNTEYGLPFASDALLMVYRPAVFDDPLSSWDFIINSGNQIVFPASDLQASFPLALYLSLKKESSIDEETLTRVLTLYQQALTTETISPTIRDLQTAEQSLQIFRDGGADLAVGWASSDIGAQSGEYLPLLGLDNMNYSLGTGWVWSLAGSGAENEPLAAELASYLVESDFMSAWTQASGYLPTRPQALGSWTNETLRVSLDEILQSTHPVPVDDGIRILRPLLQEALIRIFNGEQPEVVARSVMESVK, encoded by the coding sequence ATGACTCGCGCATTACGCATCGTCAATGTTGGACTTCTCCTCCTTCTTGTAGGATGCTCGTCCCTCGCCCCGCTTCTTTCTACGCCGACACCTGTTCCTGCCTCAACGGCCACAGCCACCCCGCAAGCGACTCCAACTCCCACCGCACCTGTGGTCGATCAATCGCGCCTTCTTCGTATTTGGCTTCCTCCACAATTTGACCCCAATGCGGAGACTCCCTCTGCCCAATTATTGAAACAACGTTTGCTTGAATTTGAGAACGAACACCCCGGCCTCGAGATAGAGGTCCGAATCAAAACAACCACCGATATCACCGGCGCGCTTTCTATTACAAGCAATGCCGCGCCCTCTGCCATGCCCGACCTGATCGCCCTATCCTATGCCGATATGCAGATGGCGGCCTCGGCAGGCTTTCTGCATCCCCTTGAAGGCTTGACCGATATTCTACAGGAACCAGATTGGTATGCGTTCGCGCGCGAACTGGGTCATTTTCAGAATACGGAGTATGGCTTACCGTTTGCGAGTGATGCACTCCTTATGGTGTATCGCCCTGCGGTATTTGATGATCCGCTTTCCAGTTGGGATTTCATCATCAATTCAGGGAATCAAATCGTTTTTCCCGCTTCAGACCTGCAGGCATCTTTTCCTTTGGCTTTGTATCTCTCTCTCAAAAAAGAATCTTCAATTGACGAAGAAACGCTGACGCGTGTTCTAACCCTGTATCAGCAAGCTCTAACGACAGAGACAATTTCACCAACCATTCGTGATCTTCAAACCGCTGAACAATCTTTACAGATCTTTCGTGATGGTGGAGCTGATCTGGCGGTTGGCTGGGCATCGAGTGATATTGGTGCACAAAGCGGAGAATACCTCCCGTTACTGGGTTTGGACAATATGAACTATTCGTTGGGGACCGGGTGGGTGTGGTCGTTGGCAGGTTCTGGCGCAGAGAACGAACCTCTCGCCGCAGAATTAGCGTCGTACCTCGTGGAAAGTGATTTCATGTCTGCATGGACGCAGGCTTCGGGCTATTTGCCAACCCGTCCGCAGGCGTTGGGGAGTTGGACAAATGAAACGCTAAGGGTGTCGCTTGATGAGATTTTGCAATCCACACATCCTGTCCCTGTGGATGATGGGATAAGAATTTTGAGGCCACTACTGCAAGAGGCGCTGATCAGGATATTTAATGGCGAGCAACCCGAAGTTGTAGCGCGAAGCGTAATGGAATCCGTAAAATAA
- the serS gene encoding serine--tRNA ligase, whose product MLDINLIRENPELVRTSLKNRQMDASSVDGILTLDEKRRTLLTEVEKLKAERNTVSKEISKMKDAAERETKIAAMREVGDKIAALDKEVADVEAELTALTSSLPNIPDERTPIGVSEDENIVLRTVGELPKFDFEPKAHWDFGPELGIIDFERGTKITGSRFYVLSGAGARLQRALISFMLDLHARQGYTEKYLPFMVKQETVYGAGQLPKFADNLYKDHEEDLYLVPTAEVPLTGMHMGEILDEAQLPLMYTGYTPCFRREKMSAGRDVRGIKRGHQFDKVEMYMYAKPEESDALLEKMREDAEATCAALGLPYRVKLLCTADIGFGSTITYDLEVWAAGCNEWLEVSSVSNVRDFQARRANIKYRPADGGKARLVHTLNGSGLGLPRTMIAVMENNQQADGSIVIPEVLRPWMGGVDVIRP is encoded by the coding sequence ATGCTAGATATAAATTTGATCCGCGAAAATCCTGAACTTGTGCGCACATCGCTCAAAAACCGCCAGATGGACGCATCCTCTGTGGACGGTATTCTCACGCTGGACGAAAAACGTCGTACGCTACTCACCGAAGTGGAGAAGCTAAAGGCTGAGCGCAATACGGTCTCAAAAGAGATCAGCAAAATGAAAGATGCGGCAGAACGTGAGACAAAGATCGCCGCAATGCGCGAAGTAGGCGATAAGATCGCCGCGTTGGATAAGGAAGTAGCAGACGTCGAGGCAGAACTAACTGCATTGACCAGTTCCCTGCCCAATATCCCGGATGAACGGACGCCAATAGGCGTGTCCGAAGATGAAAACATTGTTCTGCGTACCGTTGGCGAACTTCCCAAATTTGATTTTGAACCCAAAGCTCACTGGGATTTTGGCCCGGAACTGGGCATCATTGACTTTGAGCGTGGCACAAAGATCACAGGCTCACGCTTCTACGTGCTGAGTGGCGCAGGCGCACGGTTGCAACGAGCGTTGATCTCTTTCATGCTTGATCTGCATGCGCGACAAGGCTACACAGAAAAGTATCTGCCCTTCATGGTGAAGCAAGAGACAGTGTACGGAGCAGGACAACTCCCCAAGTTCGCAGACAACTTGTACAAAGACCATGAGGAAGATCTGTATCTCGTGCCAACTGCTGAAGTCCCGTTGACCGGCATGCACATGGGCGAGATTCTTGACGAGGCCCAACTGCCTTTGATGTATACAGGCTATACACCATGCTTCCGCCGTGAGAAGATGAGCGCCGGGCGCGACGTACGCGGCATCAAACGCGGACATCAATTCGACAAAGTTGAGATGTACATGTACGCCAAACCTGAAGAATCAGACGCTCTGTTGGAAAAAATGCGTGAAGATGCCGAAGCGACTTGTGCCGCATTGGGCCTGCCCTATCGCGTAAAGTTACTCTGCACGGCTGATATCGGTTTCGGCTCAACCATCACCTATGACCTCGAGGTTTGGGCGGCAGGATGCAACGAATGGCTGGAGGTATCTTCGGTCTCAAATGTTCGCGACTTTCAGGCGCGTCGTGCGAATATAAAGTATCGTCCTGCCGATGGCGGCAAGGCACGCCTCGTCCACACCTTGAACGGTTCAGGTCTCGGCCTACCCCGCACAATGATCGCCGTCATGGAAAACAACCAGCAAGCCGATGGCTCAATTGTTATCCCAGAAGTGCTACGTCCGTGGATGGGCGGTGTAGATGTAATAAGACCGTAA
- a CDS encoding transglycosylase SLT domain-containing protein yields the protein MPRARTSKPNNRQTAAPSNGSGCLSLYSLPLLAVFVISCLITALSFNTPIATYTSQKDSTSLSPIFTREVQYWANDIIRWANASSLDPNLVAVILQIESCGDPFAQSEAGAMGLFQVMPFHFQSGENPYNTNTNALRGLNYLSRSLETSRGNVRLALAGYNAGIGIISRGEWTWPAQTLRYVYYGAPIYEDARSGATSSPTLDEWYRKYGAGLCRQASKRLGLNP from the coding sequence ATGCCCCGCGCTCGCACTTCCAAACCAAACAACCGGCAAACAGCCGCACCATCCAATGGAAGCGGCTGTTTGTCTCTCTATTCCCTGCCACTCTTAGCCGTCTTCGTGATCTCATGCTTGATCACAGCACTTTCATTCAACACACCTATTGCAACATATACATCACAAAAGGACTCAACGAGCCTCTCCCCTATCTTCACGCGAGAAGTGCAATACTGGGCCAATGACATCATCCGCTGGGCAAACGCTTCTTCTCTGGACCCCAATCTGGTCGCTGTTATTCTACAGATCGAATCCTGCGGGGATCCTTTTGCGCAGTCAGAAGCCGGTGCAATGGGACTGTTCCAGGTCATGCCTTTTCACTTTCAAAGCGGAGAGAATCCTTACAACACAAACACAAATGCCCTACGCGGATTGAATTATCTTTCGCGTTCACTGGAAACATCTCGTGGAAATGTCCGTCTGGCATTGGCAGGATATAACGCAGGCATTGGAATCATCTCACGCGGCGAATGGACATGGCCCGCACAGACGCTACGTTATGTTTACTATGGCGCGCCAATCTACGAGGATGCACGAAGTGGAGCAACATCCAGCCCAACATTAGATGAATGGTATCGAAAGTATGGTGCGGGGTTATGCAGACAGGCAAGCAAACGACTGGGATTGAATCCCTAA
- a CDS encoding pseudouridine-5'-phosphate glycosidase: MTQFYKSTEFAKATHVNAPVVALESTVLTHGLPRPQNLQLAHDMENNVRAEGATPATIGFLDGQLYVGMEDAQLEILANAENVFKVGPRDFATVVTKKIHGGTTVAGTMLACKHAGIQVFATGGIGGVHRESEFDISADLQALANIPMIVVCAGAKAILDLPATLEYLETMSVPVVGYGTDEFPAFYSRESGLDVSVRLNSPEEIVRFAKAHWEAGLQSAVLVANPVPETEAISKSEMEPYIERANREAHEQGIHGKNVTPFLLQRLNELTNGKSMKSNLALLLNNARLAAQIAKSLHADNHTKIV, from the coding sequence ATGACACAATTTTATAAATCAACTGAATTCGCGAAAGCGACTCATGTCAACGCGCCTGTTGTAGCGCTTGAATCAACCGTACTCACCCATGGACTGCCACGCCCTCAAAACCTGCAATTGGCGCACGACATGGAGAACAATGTCCGCGCAGAAGGTGCAACTCCAGCTACGATCGGCTTTCTGGATGGGCAACTGTATGTCGGCATGGAAGATGCACAACTCGAAATACTCGCAAACGCAGAGAATGTTTTCAAAGTGGGACCACGTGATTTCGCAACTGTGGTTACCAAAAAGATACACGGCGGCACAACAGTCGCTGGGACGATGCTCGCGTGCAAACACGCCGGTATCCAAGTCTTTGCCACAGGCGGGATCGGAGGCGTACATCGTGAATCGGAGTTCGATATTTCGGCCGATCTACAAGCCTTGGCAAACATTCCAATGATCGTTGTCTGCGCAGGCGCAAAAGCGATACTAGATCTGCCCGCAACGTTGGAGTATCTTGAAACGATGAGCGTGCCGGTGGTCGGCTATGGCACGGATGAGTTCCCTGCGTTCTATTCGCGTGAAAGCGGACTGGATGTGAGTGTGAGATTGAATAGCCCGGAAGAAATTGTCCGATTTGCGAAGGCACATTGGGAGGCTGGGTTGCAGAGCGCAGTTTTAGTGGCGAACCCGGTCCCTGAAACAGAAGCAATTTCAAAGTCCGAGATGGAACCGTATATCGAGCGTGCGAACCGAGAGGCACATGAGCAAGGCATCCACGGCAAAAATGTCACACCTTTTCTTCTTCAAAGACTGAATGAGTTGACGAATGGAAAATCCATGAAATCGAATCTGGCATTGTTATTGAATAACGCCAGACTCGCGGCACAGATCGCAAAGTCACTACACGCAGACAATCACACAAAGATCGTATAA